A region of Sesamum indicum cultivar Zhongzhi No. 13 linkage group LG7, S_indicum_v1.0, whole genome shotgun sequence DNA encodes the following proteins:
- the LOC105166565 gene encoding cell division cycle 5-like protein isoform X1: MRIMIKGGVWKNTEDEILKAAVMKYGKNQWARISSLLVRKSAKQCKARWYEWLDPSIKKTEWTREEDEKLLHLAKLMPTQWRTIAPIVGRTPSQCLERYEKLLDAACAKDENYEPGDDPRKLRPGEIDPNPESKPARPDPVDMDEDEKEMLSEARARLANTRGKKAKRKAREKQLEEARRLASLQKRRELKAAGIDIRQRKRKRRGIDYNAEIPFEKKPPPGFYDVADEDRPTELVKFPTTIEELEGERRVDKEARLRKQDIARNKIAQRQDAPSAIMQANKLNDPETVRKRSKLNLPAPQIPDHELEAIAKIGIASDLVGNEELTEGNAATRALLASYAQTPRQGMTPMRTPQRTPAGKQDAIMMEAENQRRLTQSQTPLLGGENPMLHPSDFSGVTPKKRDIATPNPLLTPSATPGGTGLTPRIGMTPSRDVYSLGMTPKGTPMRDELHINEDMDMHEDGKLRQSDSKKELLSGLKNLPQPKNEYQIVIQPFPEDEEEPEEKIEEDMSDRIAREKAEEEARQQALLKKRSKVLQRELPRPPPASLDLIRNSLIRADEDKSSFVPPTLVEQADELIRKELLSLLEHDNVKYPLDEKSTKEKKKGGKRAANGKSVSVPLIDEFEENELKEADELIKDEAQLLRVAMGHENESLDGYVEAHKTCLNDMMYFPTRDGYGLSSVANNMEKLAALQNEFENVKKKMDDETKKAQRLEQKIKVLTNGYQMRAGKLWTQIEATFKQMDTAGTELECFQALQKQEQLSATHRISNLWEEVQKQKELERILQKRYGDLLPELERLQHLIDAYRLQAEREQELAAKNNSPAPDKTDVAMDQTPAPDLETPKGETAVNNDLELSDAAAEPQAESAVESQAESAAEPQAESAVESHAESAVESQAESAAEPEPTLDQSVAPNLGNPEPTGIDEGNSMKVDNPDDKRSQELDEAQINPQLISEHGTDDGAEKEATPVTSETLESGTAGEA; this comes from the exons ATGAGGATTATGATCAAAGGTGGAGTATGGAAGAATACGGAGGACGAGATCTTGAAAGCGGCGGTTATGAAGTATGGGAAGAACCAATGGGCTAGAATTTCTTCGCTGTTGGTTCGGAAATCAGCAAAGCAATGCAAGGCGCGGTGGTACGAATGGCTCGATCCCTCCATCAAAAAG ACTGAGTGGACTCGGGAAGAAGATGAGAAGCTATTGCATCTTGCAAAACTTATGCCCACACAATGGCGGACAATTGCCCCAATTGTTGGCCGTACTCCATCTCAGTGCCTCGAAAGGTATGAGAAGCTCCTGGATGCTGCTTGTGCCAAAGATGAGAACTATGAACCTGGAGATGACCCACGGAAATTGCGTCCTGGGGAGATTGACCCTAATCCAGAATCCAAGCCAGCACGTCCTGATCCTGTGGATATGGATGAAGATGAGAAGGAGATGCTTTCTGAAGCACGGGCACGCTTAGCTAATACTAGAGGCAAGAAggcaaaaagaaaagccaGAGAGAAGCAGCTGGAGGAGGCTCGAAGGCTTGCTTCATTGCAGAAAAGGAGAGAACTGAAAGCCGCTGGAATTGACATTCGTCaaaggaagagaaagagaaggggAATTGATTATAATGCTGAAATCCCATTTGAAAAGAAGCCGCCTCCAGGCTTTTATGATGTTGCTGATGAAGATCGGCCAACTGAATTAGTCAAGTTTCCGACCACTATTGAAGAACTTGAAGGTGAAAGAAGAGTTGATAAAGAAGCACGGTTACGAAAGCAGGACATtgcaagaaataaaatagcacAGAGGCAGGATGCTCCGTCAGCGATCATGCAAGCTAACAAGCTTAATGATCCTGAAACAGTTAGAAAAAGATCTAAACTGAATCTCCCTGCACCGCAGATTCCAGACCATGAACTGGAGGCGATTGCCAAGATAGGTATTGCTAGTGATCTTGTTGGAAATGAAGAGCTCACAGAAGGAAATGCTGCAACACGCGCTCTTCTTGCAAGCTATGCCCAGACACCGCGGCAGGGTATGACTCCAATGAGAACCCCCCAAAGGACTCCTGCAGGCAAGCAGGATGCCATTATGATGGAAGCAGAAAACCAGCGGAGGTTAACTCAATCCCAGACTCCTTTGCTCGGTGGAGAGAATCCTATGTTGCATCCTTCAGACTTTTCTGGAGTCACTCCAAAGAAAAGGGATATTGCGACACCTAATCCGCTCTTGACTCCTTCAGCAACTCCTGGAGGCACGGGTCTTACACCTAGAATTGGCATGACGCCTTCACGTGATGTATATTCTCTTGGTATGACTCCAAAAGGAACTCCCATGAGGGATGAGCTGCACATTAATGAAGACATGGATATGCATGAAGATGGCAAATTAAGGCAGTCTGATTCAAAAAAAGAACTGCTTTCTGGATTGAAGAATCTTCCACAACCCAAGAATGAGTACCAGATTGTTATCCAGCCCTTCcctgaagatgaagaagaaccAGAGGAGAAAATCGAGGAGGATATGTCTGATAGAATTGCTAGAGAGAAAGCCGAGGAAGAAGCAAGGCAACAAGCACTACTTAAGAAAAGATCAAAAGTACTGCAGAGAGAGCTCCCAAGACCACCTCCTGCTTCATTGGACCTCATTAGAAACTCTTTGATCAGAGCTGATGAAGACAAGAGCTCCTTTGTCCCTCCAACATTAGTTGAGCAGGCTGATGAGTTAATAAGAAAGGAGCTTCTATCTTTGCTAGAGCATGATAATGTAAAATATCCCCTGGATGAAAAATCCActaaggaaaagaagaaaggtgGCAAACGTGCTGCAAATGGAAAATCTGTATCTGTGCCTCtgattgatgaatttgaagaaaatgaacTGAAAGAG GCTGATGAATTAATAAAGGATGAGGCACAACTTCTTCGTGTTGCAATGGGCCATGAGAATGAATCTCTTGACGGTTATGTTGAAGCACACAAGACATGCTTAAATGATATGATGTACTTCCCTACTCGTGATGGCTATGGTCTATCAAGTGTTGCCAACAATATGGAGAAGCTTGCTGCCCTGCAGAATGAATTCGAAAatgtgaagaagaagatggaCGATGAGACTAAAAAAGCACAACGGCTTGagcagaagataaaagttCTTACCAATGGCTACCAA ATGAGAGCTGGAAAACTCTGGACACAAATTGAAGCCACCTTCAAGCAGATGGACACTGCAGGAACTGAACTTGAGTGTTTCCAAGCTTTACAGAAGCAAGAGCAACTATCAGCAACACATAGGATCAGCAACCTCTGGGAAGAGGTTCAGAAACAGAAGGAACTTGAGCGCATTTTACAGAAGCGTTACGGTGACCTATTACCAGAACTAGAGAGGCTGCAGCATTTGATAGATGCTTACAGATTGCAAGCAGAAAGAGAACAAGAATTGGCTGCAAAGAACAATAGCCCTGCACCAGACAAGACCGATGTTGCTATGGATCAAACACCTGCACCAGATCTTGAAACTCCCAAGGGTGAAACTGCTGTAAATAACGACCTTGAATTGTCTGATGCTGCTGCTGAGCCTCAGGCTGAATCTGCTGTTGAGTCTCAGGCTGAGTCTGCTGCTGAGCCTCAGGCTGAATCTGCTGTTGAGTCTCACGCTGAATCTGCTGTTGAGTCTCAGGCTGAGTCTGCTGCTGAGCCTGAGCCTACTTTAGATCAATCCGTTGCACCAAATCTTGGAAATCCTGAACCTACAGGCATTGACGAGGGAAACTCTATGAAAGTGGACAATCCTGATGATAAGAGAAGCCAAGAGTTGGATGAAGCTCAAATAAATCCTCAGTTAATTTCAGAACATGGGACAGATGATGGAGCAGAAAAGGAAGCAACACCAGTCACCAGTGAGACCCTCGAATCAGGTACTGCTGGCGAAGCTTAA
- the LOC105166566 gene encoding peroxisome biogenesis protein 12, whose translation MLFQVGGQGTRPTFFEMAAAQQLPSSLRAALTYSLGVFALRRPFVHKILDYEDEFFALLMLVLETHSLRTTDASFAESLYGLRRRGVKIRFKKSSVLADSGDEIQHAGLQKRQKVLSVVFLVVLPYLRSKLQSIYNKEREATLQASLWGDSDERFDIDFVGGGDNTLGSRDNLDNEASAGARWIKRLRKTIGACYPWLHAGNEGLSFAYQLLYLLDATGFYSLGLHALGIHVCRATGQELMDTSSRISKIRSRERERLRGSPWLKALQGGLLSCAYAVLDYAQTGLIAAVFFFKMMEWWYQSAEERMSAPTVYPPPPPPPPPKVAKEGIPLPPDKTVCPLCLQKRTNPSVMAVSGFVFCYTCIFKYANQYKRCPVTLMPATVEQIRRLFHDV comes from the exons atgCTGTTTCAGGTAGGAGGACAAGGTACACGGCCGACGTTCTTCGAGATGGCGGCCGCTCAGCAGCTGCCGTCCAGTCTACGCGCCGCCCTTACTTACTCCCTTGGC GTATTTGCTTTGAGAAGACCCTTCGTCCATAAAATCTTGGATTATGAAGATGAGTTTTTCGCTTTGCTTATGCTTGTCCTTGAAACTCACAGTTTGCGTACAACAG ATGCATCTTTTGCAGAATCTTTATATGGATTACGTCGAAGAGGAGTTAAGATTAGATTCAAAAAGAGCAGTGTACTTGCAGACTCTGGTGATGAGATCCAACATGCTGGGTTACAAAAGCGTCAAAAAGTGCTCTCTGTTGTATTTCTG GTTGTATTACCATATTTGAGGTCGAAACTGCAATCAATCTACAACAAGGAAAGGGAAGCTACTCTTCAGGCAAGTCTATGGGGAGACAGTGATGAAAGATTTGACATTGACTTTGTTGGTGGAGGCGATAATACTTTGGGGTCAAGGGACAACTTAGATAATGAAGCATCAGCTGGAGCTCGTTGGATCAAGAGGTTACGGAAGACTATAGGTGCTTGCTATCCTTGGCTACATGCTGGAAATGAAG GACTATCTTTTGCTTACCAGCTGTTATATTTATTGGATGCGACTGGCTTCTACTCACTGGGATTACATGCACTTGGAATTCATGTTTGCCGAGCAACTGGGCAGGAACTG ATGGATACATCTTCCAGAATTTCGAAAATAAGAAGCCGTGAACGTGAGAGACTCCGTGGGTCCCCTTGGCTAAAG GCTTTACAAGGTGGTTTGCTCAGCTGCGCTTATGCTGTTCTTGACTATGCCCAGACTGGTTTGATTGCAgctgtatttttctttaaa ATGATGGAATGGTGGTACCAGTCTGCAGAGGAAAGAATGTCAGCTCCAACCGTATACCCCCCTCCACCACCTCCGCCCCCTCCAAAG GTTGCAAAGGAGGGGATTCCACTGCCCCCAGATAAGACAGTATGCCCTTTGTGTTTGCAGAAGCGAACAAATCCATCCGTAATGGCTGTTTCAGGATTTGTTTTCTGCTATACttgtatatttaagtatgCCAATCAG TACAAGCGTTGTCCAGTTACATTGATGCCTGCAACAGTAGAACAAATCAGGAGGCTATTTCATGATGTATAA
- the LOC105166564 gene encoding methyltransferase-like protein 6 isoform X1 encodes MSREELVAENYYSKDFDWEQLREEVENDPSLQFHLLPCSSEKIDNLNNHAEQDSEAWDEFHARHSTGKFFKERRYLLKEFPELAACKDYSKVLEVGCGNGSTALAILRGRESMILYACDCSNEALVRAKEIIGAANSISDKHRFHPFQNDFSTTAFPSWLACNICSGANSSYEINGLNPSCSDETECCIGGVDFVTLIFTLSALPLDRMPKALAHCFAVLKPGGLLLFRDYGLYDMTMLRFQPEQKMGYREYLRSDGTRSYFFCLDTVRNLTSAAGFTEDGIPLSPLYVGAQTVIGCLHTWWIVFCLNRTSHMNSFPAEILQESPHYPLVYNHACRQLLAKPMTPLGATGTILYKVQPETPWLLLVCGLNPTVEKSFPLLLLV; translated from the exons ATGAGCAGAGAAGAATTGGTGGCAGAAAATTATTACTCCAAAGATTTCGATTGGGAGCAATTAAGAGAAGAAGTGGAGAACGATCCGTCTCTTCAATTCCATTTGCTGCCTTGCTCTTCAGAAAAGATTGATAATCTGAACAACCACGCTGAGCAGGACTCTGAAGCGTGGGATGAATTTCATGCTCGTCATTCTACTGGCAAGTTCTTCAAG GAGAGGCGGTATTTGTTGAAGGAATTTCCGGAACTAGCAGCTTGCAAGGACTATTCAAAGGTTTTAGAGGTGGGCTGTGGTAATGGGAGTACGGCTCTTGCAATATTGCG TGGACGAGAGAGCATGATCTTATATGCCTGTGACTGCAGTAATGAAGCTCTTGTGAGGGCTAAAGAGATAATTGGTGCTGCTAATTCAATCTCTGATAAACATCGTTTCCATCCGTTCCAGAATGATTTTTCAACAACGGCGTTTCCTTCGTGGTTGGCCTGCAATATTTGCTCAG GTGCAAATAGCAGTTATGAAATAAATGGCCTTAATCCATCCTGCTCTGATGAAACTGAATGCTGCATCGGGGGAGTAGATTTTGTTACATTG ATATTCACTTTGTCAGCCTTACCGCTTGACAGGATGCCTAAGGCTCTTGCTCACTGCTTTGCTGTTTTAAAGCCAGGTGGCCTGCTATTATTTAGAGACTATG GTCTGTATGATATGACCATGCTCCGATTTCAGCCTGAACAAAAAATGGGATATAGAGAGTACTTGCGGTCAGATGGGACTCGCTCTTATTTCTTCTGTTTGGATACTGTTAGAAATTTAACTTCTGCTGCCGGCTTCACTGAG GATGGTATTCCACTGTCACCCTTGTACGTTGGTGCCCAAACAGTCATTGGATGCCTTCATACTTGGTGGATAGTATTCTGTCTCAATAGAACATCCCATATGAATAGTTTCCCAGCTGAAATTTTGCAAGAATCTCCTCATTACCCATTGGTGTACAATCATGCATGTCGGCAACTCCTTGCCAAACCAATGACTCCTCTCGGAGCCACTGGCACTATTCTTTATAAGGTGCAACCAGAGACACCCTGGCTACTGCTTGTTTGTGGGCTAAATCCGACGGTTGAAAAATCCTTTCCTTTGCTGTTGTTGGTTTAA
- the LOC105166565 gene encoding cell division cycle 5-like protein isoform X2, with amino-acid sequence MRIMIKGGVWKNTEDEILKAAVMKYGKNQWARISSLLVRKSAKQCKARWYEWLDPSIKKTEWTREEDEKLLHLAKLMPTQWRTIAPIVGRTPSQCLERYEKLLDAACAKDENYEPGDDPRKLRPGEIDPNPESKPARPDPVDMDEDEKEMLSEARARLANTRGKKAKRKAREKQLEEARRLASLQKRRELKAAGIDIRQRKRKRRGIDYNAEIPFEKKPPPGFYDVADEDRPTELVKFPTTIEELEGERRVDKEARLRKQDIARNKIAQRQDAPSAIMQANKLNDPETVRKRSKLNLPAPQIPDHELEAIAKIGIASDLVGNEELTEGNAATRALLASYAQTPRQGMTPMRTPQRTPAGKQDAIMMEAENQRRLTQSQTPLLGGENPMLHPSDFSGVTPKKRDIATPNPLLTPSATPGGTGLTPRIGMTPSRDVYSLGMTPKGTPMRDELHINEDMDMHEDGKLRQSDSKKELLSGLKNLPQPKNEYQIVIQPFPEDEEEPEEKIEEDMSDRIAREKAEEEARQQALLKKRSKVLQRELPRPPPASLDLIRNSLIRADEDKSSFVPPTLVEQADELIRKELLSLLEHDNVKYPLDEKSTKEKKKGGKRAANGKSVSVPLIDEFEENELKEADELIKDEAQLLRVAMGHENESLDGYVEAHKTCLNDMMYFPTRDGYGLSSVANNMEKLAALQNEFENVKKKMDDETKKAQRLEQKIKVLTNGYQMRAGKLWTQIEATFKQMDTAGTELECFQALQKQEQLSATHRISNLWEEVQKQKELERILQKRYGDLLPELERLQHLIDAYRLQAEREQELAAKNNSPAPDKTDVAMDQTPAPDLETPKGETAVNNDLELSDAAAEPQAESAVESHAESAVESQAESAAEPEPTLDQSVAPNLGNPEPTGIDEGNSMKVDNPDDKRSQELDEAQINPQLISEHGTDDGAEKEATPVTSETLESGTAGEA; translated from the exons ATGAGGATTATGATCAAAGGTGGAGTATGGAAGAATACGGAGGACGAGATCTTGAAAGCGGCGGTTATGAAGTATGGGAAGAACCAATGGGCTAGAATTTCTTCGCTGTTGGTTCGGAAATCAGCAAAGCAATGCAAGGCGCGGTGGTACGAATGGCTCGATCCCTCCATCAAAAAG ACTGAGTGGACTCGGGAAGAAGATGAGAAGCTATTGCATCTTGCAAAACTTATGCCCACACAATGGCGGACAATTGCCCCAATTGTTGGCCGTACTCCATCTCAGTGCCTCGAAAGGTATGAGAAGCTCCTGGATGCTGCTTGTGCCAAAGATGAGAACTATGAACCTGGAGATGACCCACGGAAATTGCGTCCTGGGGAGATTGACCCTAATCCAGAATCCAAGCCAGCACGTCCTGATCCTGTGGATATGGATGAAGATGAGAAGGAGATGCTTTCTGAAGCACGGGCACGCTTAGCTAATACTAGAGGCAAGAAggcaaaaagaaaagccaGAGAGAAGCAGCTGGAGGAGGCTCGAAGGCTTGCTTCATTGCAGAAAAGGAGAGAACTGAAAGCCGCTGGAATTGACATTCGTCaaaggaagagaaagagaaggggAATTGATTATAATGCTGAAATCCCATTTGAAAAGAAGCCGCCTCCAGGCTTTTATGATGTTGCTGATGAAGATCGGCCAACTGAATTAGTCAAGTTTCCGACCACTATTGAAGAACTTGAAGGTGAAAGAAGAGTTGATAAAGAAGCACGGTTACGAAAGCAGGACATtgcaagaaataaaatagcacAGAGGCAGGATGCTCCGTCAGCGATCATGCAAGCTAACAAGCTTAATGATCCTGAAACAGTTAGAAAAAGATCTAAACTGAATCTCCCTGCACCGCAGATTCCAGACCATGAACTGGAGGCGATTGCCAAGATAGGTATTGCTAGTGATCTTGTTGGAAATGAAGAGCTCACAGAAGGAAATGCTGCAACACGCGCTCTTCTTGCAAGCTATGCCCAGACACCGCGGCAGGGTATGACTCCAATGAGAACCCCCCAAAGGACTCCTGCAGGCAAGCAGGATGCCATTATGATGGAAGCAGAAAACCAGCGGAGGTTAACTCAATCCCAGACTCCTTTGCTCGGTGGAGAGAATCCTATGTTGCATCCTTCAGACTTTTCTGGAGTCACTCCAAAGAAAAGGGATATTGCGACACCTAATCCGCTCTTGACTCCTTCAGCAACTCCTGGAGGCACGGGTCTTACACCTAGAATTGGCATGACGCCTTCACGTGATGTATATTCTCTTGGTATGACTCCAAAAGGAACTCCCATGAGGGATGAGCTGCACATTAATGAAGACATGGATATGCATGAAGATGGCAAATTAAGGCAGTCTGATTCAAAAAAAGAACTGCTTTCTGGATTGAAGAATCTTCCACAACCCAAGAATGAGTACCAGATTGTTATCCAGCCCTTCcctgaagatgaagaagaaccAGAGGAGAAAATCGAGGAGGATATGTCTGATAGAATTGCTAGAGAGAAAGCCGAGGAAGAAGCAAGGCAACAAGCACTACTTAAGAAAAGATCAAAAGTACTGCAGAGAGAGCTCCCAAGACCACCTCCTGCTTCATTGGACCTCATTAGAAACTCTTTGATCAGAGCTGATGAAGACAAGAGCTCCTTTGTCCCTCCAACATTAGTTGAGCAGGCTGATGAGTTAATAAGAAAGGAGCTTCTATCTTTGCTAGAGCATGATAATGTAAAATATCCCCTGGATGAAAAATCCActaaggaaaagaagaaaggtgGCAAACGTGCTGCAAATGGAAAATCTGTATCTGTGCCTCtgattgatgaatttgaagaaaatgaacTGAAAGAG GCTGATGAATTAATAAAGGATGAGGCACAACTTCTTCGTGTTGCAATGGGCCATGAGAATGAATCTCTTGACGGTTATGTTGAAGCACACAAGACATGCTTAAATGATATGATGTACTTCCCTACTCGTGATGGCTATGGTCTATCAAGTGTTGCCAACAATATGGAGAAGCTTGCTGCCCTGCAGAATGAATTCGAAAatgtgaagaagaagatggaCGATGAGACTAAAAAAGCACAACGGCTTGagcagaagataaaagttCTTACCAATGGCTACCAA ATGAGAGCTGGAAAACTCTGGACACAAATTGAAGCCACCTTCAAGCAGATGGACACTGCAGGAACTGAACTTGAGTGTTTCCAAGCTTTACAGAAGCAAGAGCAACTATCAGCAACACATAGGATCAGCAACCTCTGGGAAGAGGTTCAGAAACAGAAGGAACTTGAGCGCATTTTACAGAAGCGTTACGGTGACCTATTACCAGAACTAGAGAGGCTGCAGCATTTGATAGATGCTTACAGATTGCAAGCAGAAAGAGAACAAGAATTGGCTGCAAAGAACAATAGCCCTGCACCAGACAAGACCGATGTTGCTATGGATCAAACACCTGCACCAGATCTTGAAACTCCCAAGGGTGAAACTGCTGTAAATAACGACCTTGAATTGTCTGATGCTGCTGCTGAGCCTCAG GCTGAATCTGCTGTTGAGTCTCACGCTGAATCTGCTGTTGAGTCTCAGGCTGAGTCTGCTGCTGAGCCTGAGCCTACTTTAGATCAATCCGTTGCACCAAATCTTGGAAATCCTGAACCTACAGGCATTGACGAGGGAAACTCTATGAAAGTGGACAATCCTGATGATAAGAGAAGCCAAGAGTTGGATGAAGCTCAAATAAATCCTCAGTTAATTTCAGAACATGGGACAGATGATGGAGCAGAAAAGGAAGCAACACCAGTCACCAGTGAGACCCTCGAATCAGGTACTGCTGGCGAAGCTTAA
- the LOC105166564 gene encoding methyltransferase-like protein 6 isoform X2 yields the protein MSREELVAENYYSKDFDWEQLREEVENDPSLQFHLLPCSSEKIDNLNNHAEQDSEAWDEFHARHSTGKFFKERRYLLKEFPELAACKDYSKVLEVGCGNGSTALAILRGRESMILYACDCSNEALVRAKEIIGAANSISDKHRFHPFQNDFSTTAFPSWLACNICSGANSSYEINGLNPSCSDETECCIGGVDFVTLIFTLSALPLDRMPKALAHCFAVLKPGLYDMTMLRFQPEQKMGYREYLRSDGTRSYFFCLDTVRNLTSAAGFTEDGIPLSPLYVGAQTVIGCLHTWWIVFCLNRTSHMNSFPAEILQESPHYPLVYNHACRQLLAKPMTPLGATGTILYKVQPETPWLLLVCGLNPTVEKSFPLLLLV from the exons ATGAGCAGAGAAGAATTGGTGGCAGAAAATTATTACTCCAAAGATTTCGATTGGGAGCAATTAAGAGAAGAAGTGGAGAACGATCCGTCTCTTCAATTCCATTTGCTGCCTTGCTCTTCAGAAAAGATTGATAATCTGAACAACCACGCTGAGCAGGACTCTGAAGCGTGGGATGAATTTCATGCTCGTCATTCTACTGGCAAGTTCTTCAAG GAGAGGCGGTATTTGTTGAAGGAATTTCCGGAACTAGCAGCTTGCAAGGACTATTCAAAGGTTTTAGAGGTGGGCTGTGGTAATGGGAGTACGGCTCTTGCAATATTGCG TGGACGAGAGAGCATGATCTTATATGCCTGTGACTGCAGTAATGAAGCTCTTGTGAGGGCTAAAGAGATAATTGGTGCTGCTAATTCAATCTCTGATAAACATCGTTTCCATCCGTTCCAGAATGATTTTTCAACAACGGCGTTTCCTTCGTGGTTGGCCTGCAATATTTGCTCAG GTGCAAATAGCAGTTATGAAATAAATGGCCTTAATCCATCCTGCTCTGATGAAACTGAATGCTGCATCGGGGGAGTAGATTTTGTTACATTG ATATTCACTTTGTCAGCCTTACCGCTTGACAGGATGCCTAAGGCTCTTGCTCACTGCTTTGCTGTTTTAAAGCCAG GTCTGTATGATATGACCATGCTCCGATTTCAGCCTGAACAAAAAATGGGATATAGAGAGTACTTGCGGTCAGATGGGACTCGCTCTTATTTCTTCTGTTTGGATACTGTTAGAAATTTAACTTCTGCTGCCGGCTTCACTGAG GATGGTATTCCACTGTCACCCTTGTACGTTGGTGCCCAAACAGTCATTGGATGCCTTCATACTTGGTGGATAGTATTCTGTCTCAATAGAACATCCCATATGAATAGTTTCCCAGCTGAAATTTTGCAAGAATCTCCTCATTACCCATTGGTGTACAATCATGCATGTCGGCAACTCCTTGCCAAACCAATGACTCCTCTCGGAGCCACTGGCACTATTCTTTATAAGGTGCAACCAGAGACACCCTGGCTACTGCTTGTTTGTGGGCTAAATCCGACGGTTGAAAAATCCTTTCCTTTGCTGTTGTTGGTTTAA
- the LOC105166564 gene encoding methyltransferase-like protein 6 isoform X3 yields MSREELVAENYYSKDFDWEQLREEVENDPSLQFHLLPCSSEKIDNLNNHAEQDSEAWDEFHARHSTGKFFKERRYLLKEFPELAACKDYSKVLEVGCGNGSTALAILRGRESMILYACDCSNEALVRAKEIIGAANSISDKHRFHPFQNDFSTTAFPSWLACNICSGANSSYEINGLNPSCSDETECCIGGVDFVTLIFTLSALPLDRMPKALAHCFAVLKPGGLLLFRDYGLYDMTMLRFQPEQKMGYREYLRSDGTRSYFFCLDTVRNLTSAAGFTEIELEYCCVKSINRRNGKIMKRVWVHGKFQKPSCS; encoded by the exons ATGAGCAGAGAAGAATTGGTGGCAGAAAATTATTACTCCAAAGATTTCGATTGGGAGCAATTAAGAGAAGAAGTGGAGAACGATCCGTCTCTTCAATTCCATTTGCTGCCTTGCTCTTCAGAAAAGATTGATAATCTGAACAACCACGCTGAGCAGGACTCTGAAGCGTGGGATGAATTTCATGCTCGTCATTCTACTGGCAAGTTCTTCAAG GAGAGGCGGTATTTGTTGAAGGAATTTCCGGAACTAGCAGCTTGCAAGGACTATTCAAAGGTTTTAGAGGTGGGCTGTGGTAATGGGAGTACGGCTCTTGCAATATTGCG TGGACGAGAGAGCATGATCTTATATGCCTGTGACTGCAGTAATGAAGCTCTTGTGAGGGCTAAAGAGATAATTGGTGCTGCTAATTCAATCTCTGATAAACATCGTTTCCATCCGTTCCAGAATGATTTTTCAACAACGGCGTTTCCTTCGTGGTTGGCCTGCAATATTTGCTCAG GTGCAAATAGCAGTTATGAAATAAATGGCCTTAATCCATCCTGCTCTGATGAAACTGAATGCTGCATCGGGGGAGTAGATTTTGTTACATTG ATATTCACTTTGTCAGCCTTACCGCTTGACAGGATGCCTAAGGCTCTTGCTCACTGCTTTGCTGTTTTAAAGCCAGGTGGCCTGCTATTATTTAGAGACTATG GTCTGTATGATATGACCATGCTCCGATTTCAGCCTGAACAAAAAATGGGATATAGAGAGTACTTGCGGTCAGATGGGACTCGCTCTTATTTCTTCTGTTTGGATACTGTTAGAAATTTAACTTCTGCTGCCGGCTTCACTGAG attGAGCTCGAATACTGTTGCGTCAAGTCGATAAACCGTCGGAACGGCAAGATCATGAAAAGAGTATGGGTTCATGGGAAGTTTCAGAAGCCCTCATGTTCTTGA